The genomic region TCAAACAGTCGGCGGACCTGCACACCAACCGTGTGGGGCAATGGCAGGCGTTGCAGTGGATCGGTACGGAAAAATACCGTCAGCACCTGCTGCAATTGCGGGATTTCTACCGGGCTCGCCGTGACGCCTTCGCCGAGGCGCTGGATCGGCATTTCTGTGACCTGGCCGATTGGCAGGTGCCCCAGGGCGGCTTGTTTTTCTGGTTGACCCTCAAGCAGCCGCTGGATACCCGCACCCTGCTCGATGCCGCGCTGGCCCGGGATGTCGCCTTCATGCCGGGCGAACCTTTTTTTGCCGAGCCGGAGCGTAATCCGGGTAATCTGCGTCTGAATTTCAGCCATATCGCGCCGCAGCGCCTGGACGAAGGTCTGGAGCGACTGGCAACTGTCATACGTCACGCACAGGCCGCGCACGCGGCTTAAGGGGAGGGCCATGTACAAGGTTTACGGTGATTACCAGTCGGGCAACTGCTACAAGATCAAACTGATGCTGCACCTGTTGGGCCAGGAATATCGCTGGCACCCGGTGGATATCCTCAAGGGTGACACCGAGACCCCGGAGTTCCTGGCGAAGAACCCCAACGGCAAGGTGCCGGTGCTGGAACTGGAGGACGGCACCTGCCTGTGGGAGTCCAATGCGATTCTCAACTTCCTTGCCGACGGCAGCGAGTTTTTGCCGACCGAGCCGCGGCTGCGTACCCAGGTGCTGCAATGGCAGTTTTTCGAGCAGTACAGCCATGAGCCGTATATCGCGGTGGCCCGTTTCATCGAGTTCTACCTGGGCTTGCCGGAGGAGCGGCGCGAGGAGTACCTCAAACTGCAGAAACGTGGGCACAAGGCCTTGAAGGTGATGGAGAAGCAGCTCCAGCAGACGCCCTATCTGGTGGGCGACCAGTATTCGATCGCCGATATTGCGCTGTACGCCTACACCCATGTCGCACATCAGGGCGGTTTTGACCTGAGCGTCTACCCGGCCATCCAGGCCTGGCTGCAGCGGGTGGCGAGCCATCCCAAGCATGTCGGTATGCTGGACTGATCCAGCGGCAGGCGCTTTGCGGATAGACCGAGGTGTCGGTTTATCTGCGATAGGCGTCGGACTCTCAGGTGCTCAGCTCAGGCAACGGCTTCAGGCTGCGGCAAAGCGCTTGTCGAGGTAGTCGATGATCACCTTGGATTCGTACATCCAGGTGGTCTGGCCGTTTTCCTCGATGCGCAGGCACGGAACCTTGATCTTGCCGCCTTGCTCGAGCAGGGTCTGGCGATCCTGTTCGTTGTGCTTTGCATCGCGCAGGGCCACTGGCACGTTCAGACGGTGCAGGGTACGCCGGGTCTTCACACAGAACGGACAGGCGTGGAACTGATACAGGGTCAGTCCCTTGGCGGCGGCATCGACCTTGGCCTGGTCCTGGGCGCTGCGTTGCTGCTTGCGCGGGCGGGTGAGGAAGTCGATGAGGATGATGAGCTGGCCCAGGCCGACTCGAAGGGCTTTGACTAACACGCGATAGCCTCGTGGGCGGTGGAGAAGGCGTGCAGCTTACCTGATTTTGCCCAGGCAGAAAAAAACCGGCGATGAGCGCCGGTTTTTTCTGTTGCCCGATCCTACTTGATCAGGGCGAGGAACTCGCTGCGGGTCGCCGCGTTTTCGCGGAATTCACCGAGCATCACCGAAGTGATCATTGACGAGTTCTGCTTCTCGACGCCGCGCATCATCATGCACATGTGCTTGGCCTCGATCACCACGGCAACGCCCAGGGCGCCGGTGACCTGCTGGACCGCGTCGGCGATCTGGCGGCTGAGGTTTTCCTGGATCTGCAGGCGTCGGGCGTACATGTCGACGATCCGCGCGACCTTCGACAGGCCCAGCACCTTGCCGCTCGGAATGTAGGCCACGTGGGCCTTGCCGATGAATGGCAGCAAGTGGTGTTCGCACAACGAGTAGAGCTCGATGTCCTTGACCAGCACCATTTCGCTGTTATCGGAACTGAACAAGGCACCGTTGGTGACTTCTTCCAGGGTCTGTTGGTAACCGCGGCAAAGGTACTGCATGGCTTTGGCGGCACGCTTGGGCGTGTCGAGCAAACCCTCGCGGGAGACGTCCTCGCCGAGTTGGCCGAGGATCGCGGTGTAATTCTGTTCCAGGGACATGAAGCTACCTGTGGGGAGTTTACGCAAAGAGTAAGGATACGGTGGCTGGCAGCCGCCTGCAAACTCGATGACAGTCCGGTTACTCGTCGCGACCTTCCATCATCGTCCGCTTGAGCATTACATACACCGCTCCGGCGCCGCCGTGCCGGGCCTGGCAGGAGGTGAAGCCGAGGACCTGGGCGTGTTGGCGCAGCCAGGTATTGACGTGGCTCTTGATCATCGGACGCTTGCCGTCCAGGCGCACGGCCTTGCCGTGGGTGACGCGCACGCAGCGGATTTCGAACTTCGTTGCTTCGGCGAGGAATGCCCAGAGGGTCTCCCGGGCCTTTTCCACGGTCATGCCGTGCAGGTCGAGGCTGCCTTCGAACGGAATCTGGCCGACCTTGAGCTTGCGCATCTGGCTTTCCTGCACGCCGTCACGGGACCAATGCAGATCGTCTTCGGGGCCGACATCGATCACGAACTGGTCAGACAGGCCGTCCACCGTGGTGACTTCGCTGCGCACGGTTGCCGCCTGGCGCAGCTTGGCCAGTTGGGTACGATCAGACTTGGGTTTGCCGGTATCGGCACGATCGTGCTTGATCGGCTTTACACCGCGGATTTCGCTTTGGAACAGGGAAAAATCGTCGTCTTGCATGTCAG from Pseudomonas asplenii harbors:
- a CDS encoding glutathione S-transferase family protein — its product is MYKVYGDYQSGNCYKIKLMLHLLGQEYRWHPVDILKGDTETPEFLAKNPNGKVPVLELEDGTCLWESNAILNFLADGSEFLPTEPRLRTQVLQWQFFEQYSHEPYIAVARFIEFYLGLPEERREEYLKLQKRGHKALKVMEKQLQQTPYLVGDQYSIADIALYAYTHVAHQGGFDLSVYPAIQAWLQRVASHPKHVGMLD
- a CDS encoding glutathione S-transferase N-terminal domain-containing protein; amino-acid sequence: MLVKALRVGLGQLIILIDFLTRPRKQQRSAQDQAKVDAAAKGLTLYQFHACPFCVKTRRTLHRLNVPVALRDAKHNEQDRQTLLEQGGKIKVPCLRIEENGQTTWMYESKVIIDYLDKRFAAA
- the folE gene encoding GTP cyclohydrolase I FolE, yielding MSLEQNYTAILGQLGEDVSREGLLDTPKRAAKAMQYLCRGYQQTLEEVTNGALFSSDNSEMVLVKDIELYSLCEHHLLPFIGKAHVAYIPSGKVLGLSKVARIVDMYARRLQIQENLSRQIADAVQQVTGALGVAVVIEAKHMCMMMRGVEKQNSSMITSVMLGEFRENAATRSEFLALIK
- a CDS encoding Smr/MutS family protein, which encodes MQDDDFSLFQSEIRGVKPIKHDRADTGKPKSDRTQLAKLRQAATVRSEVTTVDGLSDQFVIDVGPEDDLHWSRDGVQESQMRKLKVGQIPFEGSLDLHGMTVEKARETLWAFLAEATKFEIRCVRVTHGKAVRLDGKRPMIKSHVNTWLRQHAQVLGFTSCQARHGGAGAVYVMLKRTMMEGRDE